The proteins below come from a single Mycolicibacterium sp. TY81 genomic window:
- a CDS encoding TIGR00730 family Rossman fold protein, translated as MTTENAYAVCVYCAAGPRHPELLTLAGDVGRAIAARGWTLVSGGGNVSAMGAVADGARENGGRTIGVIPKKLVHRELADVNASELIVTDTMRERKQIMEDRSDAFIALPGGIGTLEEFFEAWTAGYLNMHDKPLVMLDPHGHYDGLLAWLHTLVDTGYVQRAALDRLIVVKDVDAAMAACAPRDIAH; from the coding sequence GTGACAACCGAAAACGCCTACGCCGTCTGTGTCTACTGCGCCGCTGGTCCCCGTCATCCCGAATTGCTCACCCTCGCCGGCGATGTCGGCCGGGCGATCGCGGCCCGGGGCTGGACGCTGGTGTCCGGCGGCGGCAACGTCTCGGCCATGGGCGCCGTCGCCGACGGAGCCCGGGAGAACGGCGGCCGCACCATCGGTGTCATCCCGAAGAAGCTGGTGCACCGTGAGCTGGCCGATGTGAACGCCAGCGAACTGATCGTCACCGACACGATGCGCGAGCGCAAGCAGATCATGGAGGACCGGTCCGACGCGTTCATCGCGCTGCCGGGCGGGATCGGCACCCTCGAGGAGTTCTTCGAGGCCTGGACGGCCGGCTACCTCAACATGCACGACAAGCCGCTGGTGATGCTCGATCCGCACGGCCACTACGACGGCCTGCTGGCGTGGCTGCACACGCTGGTCGACACCGGCTATGTCCAGCGGGCCGCGCTCGACCGGCTCATAGTCGTCAAAGACGTCGACGCGGCCATGGCTGCTTGTGCGCCGCGTGACATCGCTCACTAG
- the fadD6 gene encoding long-chain-acyl-CoA synthetase FadD6, whose protein sequence is MSDETSRTGVGLLDIAKQLPGFLSDAPVILRGLITGFGATPTAKTSIGKVFQERAEANKDKVFIKFEDQRITYGQANATVNRYAAVLAAKGVGPGSVVGIMLRNSPDAVLLMLATVKCGAIAGMINYNQRGNVLAHSLGLLGAKVLVTEPDFHEPVIECGAAPELTAGLMSVEELREQAVGQSTANPVGTSQILAKEKAFYIFTSGTTGMPKASVMTHYRWLRALGGFGGLGLRLNSSDTLYCCLPLYHNNALTVATSSALNAGAALALGKSFSASRFWDEVIKYDATAFIYIGEICGYLLNQPPKPTDRAHKVRVIAGNGLRPAIWDEFTSRFGIKRVCEFYAASEGNTGFVNVFNIDKTTGICPSPVVYVEYDLETGEPARGPDGRLRKVKRGQPGLLLSKVNNLQPFDGYTDKAASEKKLVRNAFKDGDVWFNTGDLMRSQGFAHAAFADRLGDTFRWKGENVATTEVEAALGADDQVEECTVYGVEVPGCGGRAGMASVQLREGAEFDGARLAKAGFEHLPAYAVPLFIRVVPALAHTSTFKSQKVDLRKQGYGDEVKDPIYVLAGRDEGYVPFYPEYPAEVKDGKKPR, encoded by the coding sequence ATGAGTGACGAGACATCACGCACCGGCGTCGGGCTGCTCGATATTGCTAAGCAACTGCCCGGTTTCCTGTCCGACGCCCCGGTGATCCTGCGCGGCCTGATCACCGGCTTCGGTGCGACCCCGACGGCGAAGACGTCCATCGGCAAGGTCTTCCAGGAACGCGCAGAGGCCAACAAGGACAAGGTCTTCATCAAGTTCGAGGACCAGCGCATCACCTACGGCCAGGCCAACGCGACGGTGAACCGCTACGCGGCGGTGCTGGCGGCCAAGGGCGTCGGCCCGGGTTCGGTCGTCGGCATCATGCTGCGCAACTCGCCGGACGCCGTGCTGCTGATGCTGGCGACGGTCAAGTGCGGCGCGATCGCCGGAATGATCAACTACAACCAGCGCGGCAACGTGCTGGCGCACAGCCTGGGCCTGCTCGGCGCCAAGGTGCTCGTCACCGAGCCGGACTTCCACGAGCCCGTCATCGAGTGCGGTGCCGCTCCGGAGCTGACCGCGGGTCTCATGTCGGTGGAGGAACTGCGCGAGCAGGCCGTCGGCCAGTCGACCGCCAACCCGGTGGGCACCAGCCAGATCCTGGCCAAGGAGAAGGCGTTCTACATCTTCACCTCGGGCACGACCGGCATGCCCAAGGCCAGTGTCATGACGCACTACCGCTGGCTGCGCGCCCTCGGCGGGTTCGGCGGGTTGGGGCTGCGTCTGAATAGCAGCGACACCCTGTACTGCTGCCTGCCGCTGTACCACAACAACGCGCTGACGGTCGCGACGTCGTCGGCCCTCAACGCCGGTGCGGCGCTCGCGCTGGGCAAGTCGTTCTCCGCCTCGCGGTTCTGGGACGAGGTCATCAAGTACGACGCCACCGCGTTCATCTACATCGGCGAGATCTGCGGCTACCTGCTGAACCAGCCGCCCAAGCCCACCGACCGGGCACACAAGGTCCGGGTCATCGCCGGCAACGGGCTGCGCCCCGCCATCTGGGACGAGTTCACCTCGCGCTTCGGCATCAAGCGGGTGTGCGAGTTCTACGCCGCCAGCGAGGGCAACACCGGCTTCGTCAACGTCTTCAACATCGACAAGACGACGGGCATCTGCCCGTCGCCCGTCGTCTACGTGGAATACGACCTGGAGACCGGCGAGCCGGCCCGCGGACCCGACGGCCGGCTGCGCAAGGTCAAGCGCGGCCAGCCGGGCCTGCTGCTCAGCAAGGTCAACAACCTGCAGCCGTTCGACGGCTACACCGACAAGGCCGCCAGCGAGAAGAAGTTGGTGCGCAACGCATTCAAGGACGGCGACGTTTGGTTCAACACCGGTGACCTGATGCGGTCGCAGGGCTTCGCGCATGCCGCGTTCGCCGACCGTCTCGGCGACACCTTCCGGTGGAAGGGCGAGAACGTCGCCACCACCGAGGTCGAGGCCGCGCTCGGCGCCGACGACCAGGTGGAGGAGTGCACGGTGTACGGCGTCGAGGTGCCGGGCTGCGGCGGCCGCGCCGGCATGGCGTCGGTGCAGTTGCGCGAGGGCGCCGAGTTCGACGGAGCCCGCCTGGCCAAAGCCGGCTTCGAGCACCTGCCCGCCTACGCGGTACCGCTGTTCATCCGGGTCGTGCCCGCCCTGGCGCACACCTCGACGTTCAAGAGCCAGAAGGTCGACCTGCGCAAGCAGGGCTACGGCGACGAGGTGAAGGACCCGATCTACGTGCTGGCCGGCCGCGACGAGGGCTACGTGCCGTTCTACCCCGAGTACCCCGCCGAGGTGAAGGACGGCAAGAAGCCGCGTTAG
- the folP gene encoding dihydropteroate synthase, which translates to MAIVNRTPDSFYDRGATFSDGAAKDAAHQKIADGADVIDIGGVKAGPGSTVDADEEIARVVPFIEWLRGEYPDQLISVDTWRANVAKQACAAGADLINDTWAGADPGLPEVAAEFGAGLVCSHTGGAVPRTRPFRVNYGVTERGVVDDVIAEVTSAAHHAVDVGVARDAILIDPTHDFGKNTYHGLSLLRHVKDLVNTGWPVLMALSNKDFVGETLGVELTERLEGTLAATALAAADGAAMFRVHEVGPTRRVLEMVASIQGGRPPSRTVRGLA; encoded by the coding sequence ATGGCGATCGTCAACCGCACCCCGGATTCCTTCTATGACCGGGGGGCGACCTTCAGCGACGGCGCGGCCAAGGACGCCGCGCACCAGAAGATCGCCGACGGGGCCGACGTCATCGACATCGGCGGCGTCAAAGCGGGTCCGGGCAGCACCGTGGACGCCGACGAGGAGATCGCGCGCGTCGTGCCGTTCATCGAATGGCTCCGCGGCGAGTACCCCGACCAACTCATCAGCGTCGATACCTGGCGCGCGAACGTGGCCAAGCAGGCCTGCGCGGCCGGGGCCGACCTGATCAACGACACCTGGGCCGGCGCCGATCCGGGACTGCCCGAGGTGGCCGCCGAATTCGGCGCGGGACTGGTCTGCTCGCACACCGGCGGGGCCGTGCCGCGAACCCGGCCCTTTCGCGTCAACTACGGCGTCACCGAACGCGGCGTGGTGGACGACGTCATCGCCGAGGTCACCTCAGCGGCGCATCATGCCGTCGATGTCGGCGTCGCGCGGGACGCCATCCTGATCGACCCGACGCACGATTTCGGCAAGAACACTTACCACGGTCTTAGTTTGTTGCGCCACGTAAAAGATCTTGTAAATACCGGATGGCCAGTCCTGATGGCCCTCAGTAACAAGGATTTCGTGGGGGAGACTTTAGGTGTCGAACTGACCGAGCGCCTGGAGGGGACGCTGGCCGCGACGGCACTCGCCGCCGCTGACGGCGCCGCCATGTTCCGGGTGCACGAGGTGGGCCCCACCCGACGCGTGCTGGAAAT